From Shumkonia mesophila:
ATCCTTTACACCATGAACCTGTGCGGGGCCGATACCATTCTGGCGCTCGGGGGTGTTCAGGGCATCGCGGCCATGGCGTTCGGGCTGTTTGGCGGTCATCCGGCGGACATTCTGGTCGGACCCGGCAACCGCTTCGTGGCGGAAGCCAAACGCATCCTGTTCGGCCGCGTCGGCATCGATCTGTTCGCCGGTCCCACCGAAATCCTGGTGATCGCCGACAAGGCAGCCGATCCCGAGATCGTCGCTTACGATCTGGTCGGCCAGGCCGAGCATGGTTTCGATTCCCCGGCCTGGCTCGTTGTCGACGACCGGGCGCTGGCGGCCAAGGTGATGGCCCGGGTGCCCGAACTGATCGCCGCCCTGCCCGACGTTCAACGCAAGGCGGCCGAGGCGGCCTGGCGCGACTACGGCGAGGTTGTGCTGTGTGCCGATCGCGAGGAAATGGCCTGCGTCAGCGACGACTACGCGCCGGAACATCTGGAGGTGCAGGCTACCGATTTGGACTGGTGGCTTAACCGTTTGCGCAATTACGGGTCGCTGTTCCTGGGCGAGGAAACAACCGTGGCCTTCGGCGACAAGTGCTCGGGAACCAATCATATCCTGCCGACCAAGGGGGTCGGTCGCTACACCGGCGGCCTGTTCGTCGGCAAATTCATCAAGACCGTGACCTACCAGCGCGCCACCCGCGAGGGTAACCGCGAAATGGCGCAGATCGCGGCCCGCATATCCCGCCTTGAAGGCATGGAAGGACATGCCCGCACTGGCGACGTCCGGCTGGCCAAGTACTTTTCCAAGGAGACCTTCAACCTTCAGCCGTGAGCGGCCTTTTGTCGGCGCCAGGC
This genomic window contains:
- the hisD gene encoding histidinol dehydrogenase, with the protein product MTVEYLKKAEKTSATGEDNTRQIVTEMLDKIEKGGEEAARKYGRKLDGYEGDIVVGRAEIEAAAAQVPQQLKDDIRYARDHVMSFATKQRDSVREFEVELSPGVYAGQRLIPVTTAGCYVPGGRYAHIASAIMSIATAKVAGVKNVIACSAPHAGGGIHPGILYTMNLCGADTILALGGVQGIAAMAFGLFGGHPADILVGPGNRFVAEAKRILFGRVGIDLFAGPTEILVIADKAADPEIVAYDLVGQAEHGFDSPAWLVVDDRALAAKVMARVPELIAALPDVQRKAAEAAWRDYGEVVLCADREEMACVSDDYAPEHLEVQATDLDWWLNRLRNYGSLFLGEETTVAFGDKCSGTNHILPTKGVGRYTGGLFVGKFIKTVTYQRATREGNREMAQIAARISRLEGMEGHARTGDVRLAKYFSKETFNLQP